In a genomic window of Vulpes lagopus strain Blue_001 chromosome 13, ASM1834538v1, whole genome shotgun sequence:
- the STRIP2 gene encoding striatin-interacting protein 2 isoform X1 yields the protein MEDPAAPGAGSSSANGNGNGGGKGKQSAPKGREAFRSQRRESEGSVDCPTLEFEYGDADGHAAELSELYSYTENLEFTTNRRCFEEDFKTQVQGKEWLELEEDAQKAYVMGLLDRLEVVSRERRLKVARAVLYLAQGTFGECDSEVDVLHWSRYNCFLLYQMGTFSTFLELLHMEIDNSQACSSALRKPAISIADSTELRVLLSVMYLLVENIRLERETDSCRWRTVRETFRTELSFSVHNEEPFALLLFSMVTKFCSGLAPHFPIKKVLLLLWKVVMFTLGGFEHLQVLKVQKRAELGLPPLAEDSIQVVKSMRAASPPSYTLDLGESQLAPPPSKLRGRRGSRRQLLTKQDSLDIYNERDLFKTEEPATEEEEESAGDGERTLDGELDLLEQDPLVPPPPSQTPLSAERVAFPKGLPWAPKVRQKDIEHFLEMSRNKFIGFTLGQDTDTLVGLPRPIHESVKTLKQHKYISIADVQIKNEEDLEKCPMSLGEEVVPETPCEILYQGMLYSLPQYMIALLKILLAAAPTSKAKTDSINILADVLPEEMPITVLQSMKLGIDVNRHKEIIVKSISALLLLLLKHFKLNHIYQFEYVSQHLVFANCIPLILKFFNQNILSYITAKNSISVLDYPCCTIQDLPELTTESLEAGDNNQFCWRNLFSCINLLRLLNKLTKWKHSRTMMLVVFKSAPILKRALKVKQAMLQLYVLKLLKIQTKYLGRQWRKSNMKTMSAIYQKVRHRMNDDWAYGNDIDARPWDFQAEECTLRANIEAFNSRRYDKPQDSEFSPVDNCLQSVLGQRLDLPEDFHYSYELWLEREVFSQPICWEELLQNH from the exons AATTATATAGCTACACTGAAAACCTGGAATTCACCACTAACAGAAGGTGCTTTGAAGAAGATTTCAAGACTCAAG TGCAAGGCAAGGAGTGGCTGGAGTTGGAGGAGGATGCCCAGAAGGCCTATGTGATGGGACTCCTGGACCGACTGGAGGTGGTCAGTAGGGAACGGCGACTGAAGGTGGCCCGGGCTGTTCTATACCTGGCCCAAG GTACTTTTGGGGAATGTGATTCGGAGGTTGATGTGCTACACTGGTCCAGATACAACTGCTTCCTGCTCTATCAGATGGGGACCTTCTCTACCTTCTTGGAGCTACTCCACATGGAAATAGA CAACAGCCAGGCCTGTAGCAGTGCTCTTCGGAAACCAGCCATCTCCATTGCTGATAGTACAGAGCTCAG GGTGCTGCTGAGTGTCATGTACCTATTGGTGGAAAATATCCGCCTGGAGAGAGAGACGGACTCCTGCCGGTGGAGGACAGTGCGGGAGACCTTCCGCACTGAATTGA gCTTCTCTGTGCATAATGAGGAACCTTTTGCCCTTCTGCTTTTCTCCATGGTTACCAAATTCTGCAGTGGCTTGGCTCCCCACTTCCCTATAAAGAAGGTCCTGCTTTTGCTCTGGAAGGTGGTAATG TTTACCCTTGGTGGATTTGAGCATCTTCAGGTTCTCAAAGTACAGAAGCGGGCAGAATTGGGGCTGCCTCCACTGGCTGAAGATAGTATCCAGGTGGTGAAGAGCATGCGTGCTGCCTCCCCACCCTCTTACACCCTCGACCTGGGGGAGTCTCAGCTGGCACCACCACCTTCTAAGCTGCGAGGCCGCCGTGGTTCTCGAAGG caactcctcactaagcaggacAGCCTGGACATCTACAATGAAAGAGATCTCTTTAAGACTGAGGAACCAgccacagaggaggaagaggagtctGCTGGCGATGGAGAACGAACCTTGGATGGAGAATTAGACCTGCTAGAGCAAGACCCTTTGGTGCCACCTCCACCCTCACAGACACCCCTTTCTGCTGAGCGGGTGGCCTTTCCCAAgggcctgccctgggctccaAAGGTCAG ACAGAAGGACATCGAGCACTTCTTGGAGATGAGCAGGAACAAATTCATCGGATTCACTCTGGGGCA GGACACAGATACCTTGGTTGGATTACCCAGGCCCATCCATGAAAGTGTGAAGACTCTAAAGCAG CACAAGTACATCTCCATTGCAGATGTTCAAATCAAGAATGAGGAGGATCTGGAAAAGTGCCCCATGTCTTTG GGGGAAGAGGTGGTACCAGAGACACCATGTGAAATCCTCTACCAGGGCATGCTCTACAGCCTCCCTCAGTACATG ATtgctctgcttaagattctgctGGCCGCAGCCCCCACCTCCAAAGCAAAGACAGACTCTATCAATATCCTGGCAGATGTCCTGCCTGAGGAGATGCC CATTACTGTTCTCCAGAGCATGAAGTTGGGCATCGATGTGAACAGGCACAAGGAGATCATTGTAAAGAgtatctctgcccttctcctgctcctcctcaaaCACTTCAAACTGAACCATATCTACCAG TTTGAATATGTATCACAACATTTGGTATTTGCCAACTGCATTCCGTTGATCCTGAAGTTCTTCAATCAAAATATCTTGTCTTACATCACTGCCAAAAACAG CATCTCGGTCCTGGATTATCCTTGCTGTACCATCCAGGATTTGCCGGAGCTTACTACAGAGAGTCTG GAAGCTGGAGACAACAACCAGTTCTGTTGGAGGAACCTCTTTTCCTGCATCAACCTTCTGAGGCTACTCAATAAACTGACCAAATGGAAGCATTCCAGAACAATG ATGCTGGTAGTATTCAAATCTGCTCCAATCTTAAAGCGAGCCCTCAAGGTCAAACAGGCCATGCTGCAACTTTATGTTCTGAAGCTGCTAAAAATACAGACCAAGTATTTGGGGCGCCAGTGGAGGAAAAGCAACATGAAAACCATGTCAGCCATCTATCAGAAAGTACGCCACCGCATGAATGATGACTGGGCTTATGGGAATG ACATCGATGCCAGGCCATGGGACTTCCAAGCAGAAGAATGTACCTTGAGGGCCAATATTGAGGCTTTTAACAGCCGCCGGTATGACAAACCCCAGGACTCTGAATTTTCACCTGTGGATAACTGCTTGCAGAGTGTGCTGGGGCAGAGGTTGGATCTGCCTGAGGACTTCCACTATTCATATGAGCTGTGGCTGGAGAGAGAGGTGTTTTCACAGCCCATCTGTTGGGAGGAGCTGCTCCAGAATCACTGA
- the STRIP2 gene encoding striatin-interacting protein 2 isoform X2 has protein sequence MEDPAAPGAGSSSANGNGNGGGKGKQSAPKGREAFRSQRRESEGSVDCPTLEFEYGDADGHAAELSELYSYTENLEFTTNRRCFEEDFKTQVQGKEWLELEEDAQKAYVMGLLDRLEVVSRERRLKVARAVLYLAQGTFGECDSEVDVLHWSRYNCFLLYQMGTFSTFLELLHMEIDNSQACSSALRKPAISIADSTELRVLLSVMYLLVENIRLERETDSCRWRTVRETFRTELSFSVHNEEPFALLLFSMVTKFCSGLAPHFPIKKVLLLLWKVVMQLLTKQDSLDIYNERDLFKTEEPATEEEEESAGDGERTLDGELDLLEQDPLVPPPPSQTPLSAERVAFPKGLPWAPKVRQKDIEHFLEMSRNKFIGFTLGQDTDTLVGLPRPIHESVKTLKQHKYISIADVQIKNEEDLEKCPMSLGEEVVPETPCEILYQGMLYSLPQYMIALLKILLAAAPTSKAKTDSINILADVLPEEMPITVLQSMKLGIDVNRHKEIIVKSISALLLLLLKHFKLNHIYQFEYVSQHLVFANCIPLILKFFNQNILSYITAKNSISVLDYPCCTIQDLPELTTESLEAGDNNQFCWRNLFSCINLLRLLNKLTKWKHSRTMMLVVFKSAPILKRALKVKQAMLQLYVLKLLKIQTKYLGRQWRKSNMKTMSAIYQKVRHRMNDDWAYGNDIDARPWDFQAEECTLRANIEAFNSRRYDKPQDSEFSPVDNCLQSVLGQRLDLPEDFHYSYELWLEREVFSQPICWEELLQNH, from the exons AATTATATAGCTACACTGAAAACCTGGAATTCACCACTAACAGAAGGTGCTTTGAAGAAGATTTCAAGACTCAAG TGCAAGGCAAGGAGTGGCTGGAGTTGGAGGAGGATGCCCAGAAGGCCTATGTGATGGGACTCCTGGACCGACTGGAGGTGGTCAGTAGGGAACGGCGACTGAAGGTGGCCCGGGCTGTTCTATACCTGGCCCAAG GTACTTTTGGGGAATGTGATTCGGAGGTTGATGTGCTACACTGGTCCAGATACAACTGCTTCCTGCTCTATCAGATGGGGACCTTCTCTACCTTCTTGGAGCTACTCCACATGGAAATAGA CAACAGCCAGGCCTGTAGCAGTGCTCTTCGGAAACCAGCCATCTCCATTGCTGATAGTACAGAGCTCAG GGTGCTGCTGAGTGTCATGTACCTATTGGTGGAAAATATCCGCCTGGAGAGAGAGACGGACTCCTGCCGGTGGAGGACAGTGCGGGAGACCTTCCGCACTGAATTGA gCTTCTCTGTGCATAATGAGGAACCTTTTGCCCTTCTGCTTTTCTCCATGGTTACCAAATTCTGCAGTGGCTTGGCTCCCCACTTCCCTATAAAGAAGGTCCTGCTTTTGCTCTGGAAGGTGGTAATG caactcctcactaagcaggacAGCCTGGACATCTACAATGAAAGAGATCTCTTTAAGACTGAGGAACCAgccacagaggaggaagaggagtctGCTGGCGATGGAGAACGAACCTTGGATGGAGAATTAGACCTGCTAGAGCAAGACCCTTTGGTGCCACCTCCACCCTCACAGACACCCCTTTCTGCTGAGCGGGTGGCCTTTCCCAAgggcctgccctgggctccaAAGGTCAG ACAGAAGGACATCGAGCACTTCTTGGAGATGAGCAGGAACAAATTCATCGGATTCACTCTGGGGCA GGACACAGATACCTTGGTTGGATTACCCAGGCCCATCCATGAAAGTGTGAAGACTCTAAAGCAG CACAAGTACATCTCCATTGCAGATGTTCAAATCAAGAATGAGGAGGATCTGGAAAAGTGCCCCATGTCTTTG GGGGAAGAGGTGGTACCAGAGACACCATGTGAAATCCTCTACCAGGGCATGCTCTACAGCCTCCCTCAGTACATG ATtgctctgcttaagattctgctGGCCGCAGCCCCCACCTCCAAAGCAAAGACAGACTCTATCAATATCCTGGCAGATGTCCTGCCTGAGGAGATGCC CATTACTGTTCTCCAGAGCATGAAGTTGGGCATCGATGTGAACAGGCACAAGGAGATCATTGTAAAGAgtatctctgcccttctcctgctcctcctcaaaCACTTCAAACTGAACCATATCTACCAG TTTGAATATGTATCACAACATTTGGTATTTGCCAACTGCATTCCGTTGATCCTGAAGTTCTTCAATCAAAATATCTTGTCTTACATCACTGCCAAAAACAG CATCTCGGTCCTGGATTATCCTTGCTGTACCATCCAGGATTTGCCGGAGCTTACTACAGAGAGTCTG GAAGCTGGAGACAACAACCAGTTCTGTTGGAGGAACCTCTTTTCCTGCATCAACCTTCTGAGGCTACTCAATAAACTGACCAAATGGAAGCATTCCAGAACAATG ATGCTGGTAGTATTCAAATCTGCTCCAATCTTAAAGCGAGCCCTCAAGGTCAAACAGGCCATGCTGCAACTTTATGTTCTGAAGCTGCTAAAAATACAGACCAAGTATTTGGGGCGCCAGTGGAGGAAAAGCAACATGAAAACCATGTCAGCCATCTATCAGAAAGTACGCCACCGCATGAATGATGACTGGGCTTATGGGAATG ACATCGATGCCAGGCCATGGGACTTCCAAGCAGAAGAATGTACCTTGAGGGCCAATATTGAGGCTTTTAACAGCCGCCGGTATGACAAACCCCAGGACTCTGAATTTTCACCTGTGGATAACTGCTTGCAGAGTGTGCTGGGGCAGAGGTTGGATCTGCCTGAGGACTTCCACTATTCATATGAGCTGTGGCTGGAGAGAGAGGTGTTTTCACAGCCCATCTGTTGGGAGGAGCTGCTCCAGAATCACTGA